A genome region from Vicinamibacterales bacterium includes the following:
- a CDS encoding efflux RND transporter permease subunit, which produces MKLTDLFIKRPILAVVVNLVILIAGLQSVRALSVRQYPRSDIAIVRVTTVYVGANASLVRGFITTPLERVIASADGIDYLESSSAQGASTITVHLKLNYDTNAALTQIQAKVAQVRNDMPPEAQAPIIQLETADNQFAAMYIGFSSANLDQNQITDYLTRVVQPRLSAISGVQRADILGDRTFAMRVWLKPERMAALGISPSQVRDALSKNNYLAALGRTKGSMVSVNLIANTNLQTPEEFQQLVVKEDKGVVVRLGEIADVVLGAENYDSDVRFNGQNSTFMGVWVLPTANSLDVIARVREAVREIQAQLPVGMKVGIPYDSTTYIQNAIDEVFKTLTETLLIVILVIFLFLGSARSALIPALAIPISLVGAVFLMLVAGFTINLLTLLAIVLSVGLVVDDAIVMVENVERHLRMGQRPFDAAVAAARELVGPIIAMTITLAAVYAPIGLQGGLTGALFREFAFTLAGAVIVSGVVALTLSPMMSSRLLRSGAVEHGFAGMINRHFDAVRLLYTRVLTGTLQYRPVVFVLWAIVALLMVPFYLFSQKELAPREDQSVVFGIIQAAPNATLDQTKLFSAQVYDIYRSFPESESIFQITLPTGGFGGMVTKPWNERAKSTQQLQIETAAQLSKIAGVRVISLAPPALPGGGDFPVDFVVASTAEPQRLVEFANRLVEKAFTSGLFMFADSDLKFDQPQAEVVFDRDKLRSQGVDLQQAGRDLSTMLGGDFVNRFSVQGRSYKVIPQIKRANRLTPDQLKDIYVTGAGNKLVRLSTFATLKTTTEPRELKRFQQLNAVRIQGVIPPGVSLDAALRMLEDEARRILPTGQGFAVDFAGESRQLRTEGGNFLGTFLLSAILIYLVLAAQFESFRDPFIILAGSVPLALSGSLLFSFLGLTTLNIYSQIGLITLVGLVSKNGILIVEFANKLQEAGSDKLNAVVEAASTRLRPILMTTAATVMGHLPLVFARGPGAGARNSIGMMLVTGMVIGSAFTLFVVPSIYVLVARRHAVRAGESGSEETRMPELAEARTAGG; this is translated from the coding sequence ATGAAGCTGACCGATCTCTTCATCAAGCGGCCGATCCTCGCCGTCGTCGTCAACCTGGTGATTCTGATTGCCGGCCTGCAGTCCGTCCGCGCGCTGTCGGTGCGTCAGTACCCGCGCAGCGACATCGCGATCGTCCGGGTCACGACCGTGTACGTCGGCGCCAACGCGAGCCTGGTGCGAGGCTTCATCACGACGCCGCTCGAGCGCGTCATCGCGAGCGCCGACGGCATCGACTACCTCGAGTCGTCCAGCGCGCAGGGCGCGAGCACGATCACCGTCCACTTGAAGCTCAACTACGACACCAACGCCGCGCTCACGCAGATCCAGGCGAAGGTGGCGCAGGTGCGGAACGACATGCCGCCCGAGGCGCAGGCGCCGATCATCCAGCTCGAAACCGCGGACAACCAGTTCGCGGCGATGTACATCGGGTTCTCGTCCGCCAACCTCGACCAGAACCAGATCACCGACTACCTGACGCGCGTCGTCCAGCCACGGCTCTCGGCCATCAGCGGCGTGCAGCGCGCCGACATCCTCGGCGACCGGACGTTTGCGATGCGGGTCTGGCTCAAGCCCGAGCGGATGGCCGCGCTGGGCATCTCGCCCTCTCAGGTGCGCGACGCCCTCTCGAAGAACAACTACCTCGCCGCCCTCGGCCGGACCAAGGGCTCGATGGTGTCGGTGAACCTGATCGCCAACACCAACCTCCAGACGCCGGAGGAATTCCAGCAGTTGGTCGTGAAGGAGGACAAGGGCGTCGTCGTCCGGCTCGGAGAGATTGCCGACGTCGTGCTCGGCGCCGAGAACTACGACTCGGACGTCCGCTTCAACGGCCAGAACTCCACGTTCATGGGCGTGTGGGTGCTGCCGACGGCGAACTCGCTCGATGTCATCGCCAGGGTGCGCGAGGCGGTCAGGGAGATCCAAGCGCAGCTCCCCGTGGGCATGAAGGTCGGCATTCCCTACGACTCGACCACCTACATCCAGAACGCGATCGACGAGGTGTTCAAGACGCTCACGGAGACCCTCCTGATCGTCATCCTCGTGATCTTCCTGTTCCTGGGATCCGCGCGCTCGGCGCTCATCCCGGCGCTGGCCATTCCGATCTCTCTTGTCGGGGCGGTGTTCCTGATGCTCGTCGCGGGTTTCACGATCAACCTGCTGACGCTGCTCGCGATCGTGCTGTCGGTCGGACTCGTCGTGGACGATGCGATCGTGATGGTGGAGAACGTGGAACGCCACCTCCGGATGGGCCAGCGCCCGTTCGACGCGGCCGTTGCCGCGGCGCGCGAACTGGTCGGCCCGATCATCGCGATGACGATCACGCTCGCGGCCGTGTACGCGCCGATCGGCCTGCAGGGCGGCCTCACGGGCGCGCTGTTCCGCGAGTTCGCCTTCACGCTGGCCGGCGCGGTGATCGTCTCTGGCGTCGTCGCGCTCACCTTGTCGCCGATGATGTCGTCGCGGCTGTTGCGATCGGGCGCCGTCGAGCACGGGTTTGCCGGCATGATCAACCGCCATTTCGACGCCGTGCGGCTGCTCTACACCAGGGTGTTGACCGGTACGCTCCAGTACCGGCCGGTCGTCTTCGTCCTCTGGGCGATCGTCGCCCTGCTGATGGTGCCCTTCTACCTCTTCTCTCAGAAGGAACTGGCGCCGAGGGAGGATCAGAGCGTGGTGTTCGGCATCATCCAGGCCGCGCCGAATGCGACGCTCGATCAGACGAAGCTCTTCTCCGCGCAGGTCTACGACATCTACCGGTCGTTCCCGGAGTCGGAGAGCATCTTCCAGATCACGTTGCCGACCGGAGGGTTTGGCGGCATGGTCACCAAACCCTGGAACGAGCGCGCCAAGAGCACGCAACAGCTCCAGATCGAGACCGCGGCGCAGCTCTCGAAGATCGCGGGGGTGCGCGTCATCTCCCTCGCGCCGCCGGCCCTCCCTGGCGGCGGCGATTTCCCGGTGGACTTCGTCGTCGCCTCGACGGCCGAGCCGCAGCGCCTCGTCGAGTTCGCCAACCGGCTCGTCGAGAAGGCGTTCACGAGCGGCCTGTTCATGTTCGCCGACTCCGACTTGAAGTTCGACCAGCCGCAGGCCGAGGTCGTCTTCGACCGGGACAAGCTCCGATCGCAGGGCGTCGATCTCCAGCAGGCGGGCCGCGACCTCTCGACGATGCTCGGCGGGGATTTCGTGAACCGCTTCAGCGTCCAGGGCCGGAGCTACAAGGTGATCCCGCAGATCAAGCGGGCGAATCGGCTGACGCCGGATCAACTGAAGGACATCTACGTCACCGGCGCCGGCAACAAGCTCGTGCGGCTGTCCACCTTCGCCACGCTGAAGACGACGACCGAACCGAGGGAATTGAAGCGGTTCCAGCAGTTGAACGCCGTGCGGATCCAGGGCGTCATCCCGCCCGGAGTCTCCCTGGACGCCGCGCTGCGCATGCTCGAGGACGAGGCGCGCCGCATCCTGCCGACCGGCCAGGGCTTCGCCGTGGACTTCGCGGGCGAGTCGCGTCAGCTTCGGACGGAGGGCGGCAACTTCCTCGGCACGTTCCTCCTGTCGGCAATCCTGATCTACCTCGTGCTCGCGGCGCAGTTCGAGAGCTTCCGCGATCCGTTCATCATCCTGGCGGGATCCGTGCCGCTCGCGCTGTCCGGGTCGCTGCTGTTCTCGTTCCTCGGCCTGACGACGCTCAACATCTACAGTCAGATCGGCTTGATCACGCTGGTCGGACTGGTGTCGAAGAACGGCATCCTGATCGTGGAGTTCGCCAACAAGCTCCAGGAGGCGGGCAGCGACAAGCTAAACGCCGTCGTCGAAGCCGCATCCACGCGGCTTCGGCCGATCCTGATGACGACCGCCGCCACCGTGATGGGTCATCTGCCGCTGGTGTTCGCGCGGGGCCCGGGCGCCGGCGCCCGCAACAGCATCGGCATGATGCTGGTCACCGGGATGGTGATCGGATCGGCCTTCACGCTGTTCGTCGTGCCGTCGATCTACGTGCTCGTGGCGCGGCGCCATGCGGTCAGGGCCGGCGAGTCCGGCTCGGAGGAGACCCGGATGCCGGAACTCGCGGAGGCGCGGACCGCGGGCGGCTAG
- a CDS encoding glycoside hydrolase family 2 TIM barrel-domain containing protein, with product MPHANRYGITLVCGVVASVLCAAGVSAANPQAADPRTERQYLSGHGPKDAVSWEFSVTGGRRAGEQATIPVPSNWEQHGFGHYNYGQDAAPKSTEHGLYRLRFAVPEPWKGRRIRLVFDGVMTDATVKVNGRLAGPAHQGAFYRFHYDVTSLVTFGVAADNVLEVDVAKASANADTEIAERGGDYWVFGGIFRPVWIEAAPAQSIEHVAIDARADGTFSADVTLAAVRDATAVAAQILTPDGTAVGAPFSTVIPAGGAGRVRLAAKVDGPRLWTAETPALYSVRLTLRKGDEVLHATTARFGFRTFEVRAGQGLFLNGQRILLKGVNRHSFRPETGRSLDRDDCYDDARLIRSMNMNAVRMSHYPPDEAFLEACDELGLYVLDELSGWHHAHDTEVGRRLVREMVERDVNHPSILFWDNGNEGGWNRELDGEFDLYDPQRRRVLHPWEVHDDIDTKHYPTYDDLARRLLGPNLVMPTEFIHGLYDGGAGAGLEDYWNAIAGSPFGAGGFLWVFADEGIARTDRNGRIDVFSTFAPDGIVGPRHEKEGSYYTVRDVWSPVQVTSPVLDATFAGTIAVANRYDFTSLARCRFDWRLVRYPGPGGRNAAPTVISEGSAPGPAVAPHASGQLALALPARWRDADALALAAVGPDGQELWTWTWPVTASGPRVNALAARRGASPKVEKMAGEIRLTSGEVTAVFDAATGLLRSLRRGDRTSALANGPRVAFGRPASAGPAEWLPFAREDTATGTRQLAAPHLANVIEIDLDYTRAVSWAGLRLELSADGRSWKTVYDGTRRAGDGKAFSFPPQSVLAVRLSNVRRSDGGPMAVTAVRLGYAAGRFPAAPAAAGVVTGGVDRDARSGETVAWVEGRGTAGFDQIRWTLGGDGSLRLEYRYALGGEFLYHGITFDHAEETMRSLRWLGDGPYRVWQNRRRGTWLGVHEIARHDIQPGEAWSYPEFQGCFAGLRWARLDTAAGPLTIASATPDIYLRVGTPRIDHQNTTVEFPAGDVSFLHAIPAIGSKFVAPDKSGPSGRPATASGSYRGTLVFSFGEGR from the coding sequence ATGCCCCATGCGAACCGTTACGGCATCACGCTGGTGTGCGGAGTCGTGGCGTCGGTGCTCTGTGCGGCCGGCGTCTCTGCCGCCAATCCGCAGGCCGCCGACCCGCGGACCGAGCGCCAGTACCTGTCCGGCCACGGCCCGAAGGACGCGGTGTCGTGGGAGTTCTCGGTGACGGGCGGCCGGCGCGCCGGCGAGCAGGCCACGATCCCGGTGCCGTCGAACTGGGAGCAGCACGGGTTCGGCCACTACAACTACGGACAGGATGCCGCGCCGAAGAGCACCGAGCACGGGCTCTACCGCCTCCGCTTCGCCGTGCCCGAACCGTGGAAGGGGCGCCGGATCCGCCTCGTGTTCGACGGCGTGATGACCGACGCGACGGTGAAAGTGAATGGCCGTCTCGCGGGTCCGGCGCACCAGGGCGCGTTCTACCGCTTCCACTATGACGTCACGTCCCTCGTGACGTTCGGCGTCGCGGCCGACAACGTGCTCGAGGTGGACGTCGCGAAGGCCTCGGCGAACGCCGACACCGAGATCGCGGAGCGCGGCGGCGACTACTGGGTGTTCGGCGGCATCTTCCGGCCCGTGTGGATCGAGGCCGCGCCGGCGCAGTCGATCGAGCACGTCGCCATCGATGCGAGGGCCGACGGCACGTTCTCGGCGGACGTCACGCTCGCCGCCGTCCGCGACGCCACGGCCGTCGCGGCGCAGATTCTCACCCCGGACGGCACCGCCGTGGGCGCGCCGTTCTCGACCGTGATTCCAGCCGGCGGCGCAGGCCGCGTGCGGCTGGCCGCGAAGGTGGACGGCCCCCGGCTCTGGACCGCCGAGACCCCCGCGCTCTATTCGGTCCGGCTGACCTTGCGCAAGGGCGACGAGGTGCTGCACGCGACGACGGCGCGCTTCGGCTTCCGCACGTTCGAAGTGCGGGCCGGCCAGGGGCTCTTCCTGAACGGCCAGCGCATCCTCCTCAAGGGCGTCAATCGCCACAGCTTCCGCCCCGAAACCGGCCGGAGCCTCGATCGCGACGACTGCTACGACGACGCGCGCCTCATCCGATCGATGAACATGAACGCCGTCCGCATGTCGCACTATCCGCCGGACGAGGCGTTCCTCGAGGCCTGCGACGAACTCGGCCTCTACGTGCTCGACGAGCTGAGCGGCTGGCACCACGCCCACGACACCGAGGTTGGCCGCCGCCTCGTGCGCGAGATGGTCGAGCGCGACGTGAACCACCCGAGCATCCTGTTCTGGGACAACGGAAACGAGGGCGGCTGGAATCGCGAACTCGACGGCGAGTTCGACCTGTACGACCCGCAGCGCCGCCGGGTGCTCCACCCGTGGGAAGTACACGACGACATCGACACGAAGCACTATCCGACCTACGACGACCTGGCGAGGCGCCTGCTCGGGCCGAACCTCGTGATGCCGACCGAGTTCATTCACGGCCTCTACGACGGCGGCGCGGGCGCTGGGCTCGAGGATTACTGGAACGCCATCGCCGGGTCGCCCTTCGGGGCCGGCGGATTCCTGTGGGTCTTCGCCGACGAGGGCATCGCGCGCACGGACCGGAACGGACGCATCGACGTCTTCAGCACCTTCGCCCCCGACGGCATCGTCGGTCCGCGCCACGAGAAGGAGGGCAGCTACTACACGGTGCGCGACGTGTGGTCTCCGGTCCAGGTGACCTCGCCCGTGCTCGACGCGACGTTCGCCGGCACGATCGCGGTGGCCAATCGCTACGACTTCACCTCGCTCGCGCGGTGCCGCTTCGACTGGCGGCTCGTGCGCTACCCCGGACCGGGCGGCAGGAACGCCGCGCCCACCGTGATCTCCGAGGGCAGCGCTCCCGGCCCCGCCGTGGCGCCGCATGCCAGCGGTCAACTGGCCCTGGCCCTTCCCGCACGCTGGCGCGACGCCGATGCGCTGGCGCTCGCCGCAGTCGGCCCGGACGGACAGGAGCTGTGGACGTGGACATGGCCGGTGACAGCGTCCGGCCCGCGCGTGAACGCCCTGGCGGCGCGCCGCGGCGCGTCGCCGAAGGTCGAGAAGATGGCGGGCGAGATTCGTCTCACCTCGGGCGAGGTGACGGCGGTTTTCGACGCCGCCACCGGTCTGCTTCGCAGCCTGCGCCGGGGAGATCGTACGTCCGCCCTCGCGAACGGGCCGCGGGTCGCGTTCGGCCGTCCCGCCTCCGCCGGGCCGGCCGAGTGGCTGCCCTTCGCGCGGGAAGACACCGCCACCGGGACGCGCCAGCTCGCCGCGCCGCACCTGGCCAACGTGATCGAGATCGACCTCGACTACACGCGAGCCGTGTCGTGGGCCGGCCTCAGGCTCGAGCTCTCGGCGGATGGCCGTTCATGGAAGACCGTCTACGACGGCACGCGGCGCGCGGGTGATGGGAAGGCCTTCAGCTTTCCGCCGCAGTCCGTGCTCGCGGTGAGGCTCTCGAACGTGCGACGCTCCGACGGCGGGCCGATGGCCGTCACGGCCGTGCGCCTCGGCTACGCGGCGGGCCGCTTCCCGGCCGCGCCAGCCGCCGCGGGCGTCGTGACGGGCGGAGTGGATCGCGACGCGCGGAGCGGCGAAACCGTCGCGTGGGTCGAGGGTCGCGGCACGGCAGGATTCGACCAGATCCGCTGGACGCTCGGCGGCGACGGATCGCTGCGCCTCGAGTACCGCTACGCGCTCGGCGGCGAGTTTCTCTATCACGGCATCACGTTCGACCACGCCGAGGAGACGATGCGCTCGCTCAGGTGGCTCGGCGACGGTCCGTACCGTGTCTGGCAGAACAGGCGCCGGGGCACGTGGCTCGGCGTTCACGAGATCGCGCGCCACGACATCCAGCCCGGCGAGGCGTGGAGCTATCCCGAGTTTCAAGGCTGCTTCGCGGGCCTGCGCTGGGCGCGGCTCGACACCGCCGCGGGGCCGCTGACGATCGCGAGCGCGACGCCCGACATCTACCTGCGCGTCGGCACGCCGCGGATCGATCACCAGAACACCACCGTCGAGTTCCCCGCGGGTGACGTATCGTTCCTCCACGCCATTCCCGCCATCGGGTCGAAGTTCGTCGCCCCCGACAAGTCCGGCCCGTCGGGGCGTCCGGCCACGGCCTCCGGCAGCTATCGCGGAACGCTGGTCTTCTCGTTCGGCGAGGGGCGATGA
- a CDS encoding LytTR family DNA-binding domain-containing protein, with protein MIRCLVVDDEPLVRERLRTLLAAHADVQVVGERGDGPSALEAFQELAPDVVFLDIQMPGVSGLEVAETWRREGSLPVVVFVTAFDEFALEAFRLNALDYLTKPIDPERFTESLDRAREVLARQNRDDLDRRIQAMLDMHERRQSVRPHIVVRDRERYLLVPTTEIHALEATGNYVCVHCERAKHILRSTLSALEAKLDPQRFLRIHRSWIVNLDRVREAQPWTKGSWIVVTRGGLQIPVGQQYRDVLLKILA; from the coding sequence ATGATCCGGTGCCTGGTCGTGGACGACGAGCCTCTGGTGAGGGAGCGGCTGCGCACGCTGCTGGCAGCCCATGCGGATGTTCAGGTGGTGGGCGAGCGGGGAGACGGACCTTCGGCCCTCGAGGCCTTCCAGGAACTGGCGCCCGATGTGGTCTTCCTGGACATCCAGATGCCTGGCGTGAGTGGTTTGGAAGTGGCGGAGACCTGGCGCCGGGAGGGTTCCCTGCCGGTCGTCGTCTTCGTGACCGCCTTCGACGAGTTCGCCCTCGAGGCGTTTCGCCTGAATGCGCTGGACTACCTCACCAAACCCATCGACCCGGAACGCTTCACGGAGTCGCTGGACCGGGCGCGGGAAGTCCTGGCTCGGCAGAACCGGGACGACCTCGACCGGCGCATCCAGGCCATGCTCGACATGCACGAGCGCAGGCAGTCGGTGCGCCCCCACATCGTCGTGCGGGACCGAGAACGGTACCTCCTGGTTCCCACCACCGAGATCCACGCGCTCGAGGCCACGGGGAACTATGTGTGCGTCCACTGCGAACGGGCGAAGCACATCCTGCGCAGCACGCTGTCGGCCCTCGAAGCCAAGCTGGATCCGCAACGATTCCTGCGGATCCACCGCTCCTGGATCGTCAACCTGGACCGGGTACGGGAAGCCCAGCCCTGGACGAAGGGCTCGTGGATCGTCGTGACCCGCGGCGGACTGCAGATACCCGTGGGCCAGCAATACCGGGACGTGCTGCTGAAGATCCTGGCGTGA
- a CDS encoding TolC family protein, giving the protein MRRTLLMISIWVAVSASPSGQAPAMPAAAQPETLRLTVNDAVKMALDHNIELAAERITPQIGDTQIAAAAGAFRPTFNTGLQRNNQLEPPSSFLVPTPTRNDAVTTTLGLFQRLPWYGTSYSVSWDYVHTSSDSFLNSYNPVLQSGLSVSLSQPLVRDLAIDSARLQLASSRVNRAIADTRLRETLVQTVANVKSAYWNLVTAIANVGARTSTLDLARELVRVNKVKVGYGQSPPLDLVSAQAEVAADQEQLIIAETAVKEAEDVLRTLIFDTSDRSAWRVGLEPADSPPLGLASPDLEAAVTAALKDRTDLVRARKEIDNADLTVRFTDNQRRPDVRLNASYQANGLGGTQVLRTGGFPGTIVGPGAETGFGSVMNQVFSANYPTWFVGVSFNYPIGQSTEHANHARATLEDQQARERLKSAESRAILQVRDAWRKIEMNARRIETARAARQLAEQRLEAERKRFDAGMSTSFLVIQAQRDLAQARTNEIGAILAYDLALVEFEAIQQAGRATGG; this is encoded by the coding sequence ATGCGCCGAACGCTGTTGATGATATCCATCTGGGTGGCGGTTTCCGCGTCGCCATCCGGGCAGGCGCCGGCGATGCCGGCCGCCGCCCAGCCCGAAACACTCCGCCTGACCGTGAACGACGCCGTGAAGATGGCGCTCGATCACAACATCGAGCTGGCGGCCGAACGGATCACGCCGCAGATTGGGGACACACAGATCGCGGCGGCGGCCGGAGCTTTCCGGCCGACGTTCAACACCGGCCTCCAGCGGAACAACCAGCTCGAGCCGCCGTCGAGTTTCCTGGTGCCGACGCCCACGCGCAACGACGCCGTCACGACAACCCTGGGCCTCTTCCAACGGCTGCCGTGGTACGGCACGTCGTACAGCGTGTCGTGGGACTACGTCCACACGAGCAGCGACAGCTTCCTGAACAGCTACAACCCGGTGCTGCAGTCGGGGCTGTCGGTGTCTCTGTCGCAGCCCCTGGTCCGCGACCTCGCGATCGACTCCGCGCGGCTGCAGTTGGCGTCGAGCCGCGTGAACCGCGCGATTGCCGACACGCGCCTTCGCGAAACGCTCGTGCAGACCGTCGCGAACGTCAAGAGCGCGTACTGGAACCTCGTCACCGCGATCGCGAATGTCGGCGCGCGCACATCGACGCTCGACCTCGCCCGCGAGCTGGTGCGGGTGAACAAGGTCAAGGTGGGCTACGGCCAGTCGCCGCCCCTCGACCTGGTGTCGGCGCAGGCCGAGGTTGCCGCCGACCAGGAGCAGCTCATCATCGCGGAGACGGCGGTGAAGGAAGCCGAGGACGTGCTGCGGACGCTGATCTTCGACACGAGCGATCGGAGCGCGTGGCGCGTGGGCCTCGAGCCCGCCGATTCGCCCCCGCTCGGCCTGGCCTCGCCAGACCTCGAAGCCGCCGTGACCGCCGCGCTCAAGGACCGCACCGACCTCGTCCGGGCGCGCAAGGAAATCGACAACGCCGATCTCACCGTGAGGTTCACCGACAACCAGCGGCGCCCCGACGTCCGGCTGAACGCCAGCTACCAGGCCAACGGTCTCGGCGGCACGCAGGTGTTGCGCACGGGCGGATTTCCCGGCACGATCGTCGGCCCCGGCGCGGAGACCGGCTTCGGGTCCGTGATGAACCAGGTGTTCTCGGCCAACTACCCGACCTGGTTCGTCGGCGTCAGCTTCAACTACCCGATCGGCCAGTCCACCGAGCACGCGAACCACGCCCGCGCCACACTCGAGGACCAGCAGGCGCGCGAGCGGCTGAAGAGCGCCGAGTCGCGCGCCATTCTGCAGGTGCGGGACGCCTGGCGGAAGATCGAGATGAACGCCAGGCGGATTGAGACCGCCCGCGCCGCGCGCCAGCTCGCCGAGCAGCGGCTCGAGGCCGAGCGCAAGCGGTTCGACGCCGGCATGTCCACCAGCTTCCTCGTGATCCAGGCCCAGCGGGATCTCGCGCAGGCCAGGACGAACGAGATCGGCGCGATCCTGGCGTACGACCTCGCCCTCGTCGAGTTCGAGGCGATCCAGCAAGCGGGCCGGGCAACAGGCGGATAG
- a CDS encoding efflux RND transporter periplasmic adaptor subunit: protein MKKRMTLMLIAAFAVIGVLGAVKVKQVRSAIAEFSAFQPPPEAVTTVMATEERWPATLAVIGTVAAVRGVTVSADLPGIVVSIGFESGRSVKEGDTLAQLDTRQEQAQLAAAEAQRHLSNVNLERMRGLKGEGVISQAEYDQAEAAQKQAEASVGETRATIARKTIRAPFSGVLGLRQINLGQYLAGGAPIVSLQALNPIYVNFSVPQEQVARLRSGTGVRVSIENSNAEIAGRVTAIDSVVDEATRNIQVQATCANAGGALHPGMFVQANAAVGAGDTVVSLPTSAVNYAPYGDSVFVVAEMKNPKGATYRGVEQRFVKLGSARGDQVAVLSGVKPGEEVVTSGVFKLRNGAAVQINNKVRPSNKPAPRPEDS from the coding sequence ATGAAGAAACGGATGACCTTGATGTTGATCGCCGCGTTCGCCGTCATTGGCGTGCTCGGCGCCGTGAAGGTGAAGCAGGTGCGCTCGGCCATTGCCGAATTCTCCGCGTTCCAGCCGCCGCCCGAGGCGGTGACCACGGTGATGGCCACCGAGGAACGATGGCCCGCAACCCTGGCGGTGATCGGCACCGTGGCGGCCGTCCGCGGCGTGACGGTCAGCGCGGACCTGCCGGGCATCGTCGTGTCGATCGGGTTCGAGTCGGGTCGGAGCGTGAAGGAAGGCGACACGCTCGCGCAACTCGACACGCGGCAGGAGCAGGCGCAGCTCGCGGCGGCGGAAGCGCAGCGTCACCTGTCGAACGTCAACCTGGAACGGATGCGCGGCCTGAAAGGAGAAGGCGTGATCTCCCAGGCGGAGTACGACCAGGCCGAAGCCGCGCAGAAGCAGGCCGAGGCGAGCGTTGGCGAGACGCGGGCCACGATCGCGCGCAAGACCATCCGGGCGCCGTTCTCGGGCGTCCTCGGCCTGCGCCAGATCAACCTCGGCCAGTACCTGGCCGGCGGCGCGCCGATCGTGTCGCTGCAGGCGCTCAATCCGATCTACGTGAACTTCTCCGTGCCGCAGGAGCAGGTCGCCAGGCTCAGGTCGGGCACCGGCGTTCGTGTCTCGATCGAGAACTCGAACGCCGAGATTGCCGGCCGGGTCACCGCGATCGATTCGGTCGTGGACGAGGCCACCCGCAACATCCAGGTGCAGGCGACGTGCGCCAACGCCGGCGGCGCGCTGCACCCGGGGATGTTCGTGCAGGCCAACGCGGCGGTGGGCGCCGGCGACACGGTGGTGTCTCTCCCGACGTCGGCCGTCAACTACGCGCCGTACGGCGATTCGGTCTTCGTCGTGGCGGAGATGAAGAACCCGAAGGGCGCCACCTACCGCGGCGTGGAGCAGCGGTTCGTCAAGCTCGGGAGCGCCAGGGGCGATCAGGTGGCGGTGCTGTCGGGCGTGAAGCCCGGTGAAGAGGTGGTCACCTCGGGCGTCTTCAAGCTCCGAAACGGCGCCGCGGTTCAGATCAACAACAAGGTCCGACCGTCCAACAAGCCGGCGCCTCGGCCGGAGGACAGCTAA